In Streptomyces rapamycinicus NRRL 5491, the genomic stretch CGGCCCGTACCGCTGCCGCGCCGAGGCCCGCCGCCGGGCGGTGAGCGTCCACACCCCGAGCCCGAGCACCAGCACCGTCCCGGTGCCGATCCCCGCGTACCCGACCACCCGCAGCGCGTCCTTCGAGTCGGCGACGCCGGAGCCGGAACTCCCCATCGGGTCGCCGTCCGCCGCGAGCGGATGGCGCTTGGCCGCCCGACGGTCGGCCGCCGTCAGGCCGAACCCCGCCTTGACCGGGTCCTTGTCGTAGGCGGGCCCGCCGCGCGCGTCGCCCGCGACCCGTACCCGCAGCACCACCGGCACCGAGCTGTTCAGATGCGGTGCCACCTGCGGCGGGTTGACGGTGACCGCCAGGAAGTACCCACCGCTGAAGCTCATCGCGCGGACCGTGGAGCCGGTGTTCGCATACCGGTTTCCGTAGGCCACCGGCGCGGTGGCCACCTGGGTGCGGGGCGGCTCGCCGCTCTGTGCGGCGGGGGTGCCGCGCTTCGCGAGCCCGCGCGCCGGGTTGTAGGCGTGCAGCGCCAGGGCGCGGTCGAGCAGACGGGTGCTCTGGTCCTTGCCGTCGGCGGACAGTTCGGCGACGGCGGAGAGGCGCTGCCCCCAGTCCACGGGCACCCGGTAGAAGTGCGTCTCCCCCGGCGTGATCTCGTCCCTCCACACCCCGGTCCCCAGGGTCGGCGCGTCGGTGAAGCCGCGCCCGCCGCGCCTCGGCAGGGGGGTGCCGTCCAGCGGCTCGGGCGACGGCGAGCTCGAACTCCCCTCCGGGGCCGCCCCGGTGGCCCCGCCCTTCACCGGTGGCTCCACCATCAGCCGGAGCTCCACGGGCCAGCGCTCCTGGTCCGGTGACCCGTCCTGGCGCTCCACGGTCACCACATAGCGTCCCGCCTGGTGGCAGGAGGCCGGGCCGGAGTCGATCTGGCGGGAGGCGTAGTCGGCCAGGGGATAGGCCACACCGCTCGTCTCGATCTTCGGGGAGGCGGTGCCGCAGATGCCCCCGTCGGGGCTCTCCAGGGTCACCTTCACACCATCTCGGTACGAGGTCACCTCCGCGCCCGGCCGGGGTGCCGCGACCGCCGAGACATAGGCGGCTGACTTCGTGTCGAGCGTCACGCCGTAGAACCGCTTCTCGCCCGGCCCGACGCTGTCGACATAGGTGCGGCCGACCGCCAGGGAAGGGGCGCCCGCGTCACCGTCGGAGCCGGATATCCGGGTGCCGCGGGTCTCGTACGCCCGGGCTCCGGCGGCGCCGTCGGCGAGGGACGTGCCCGGTGCCGCGGCCACCGCGCACAGTGCCGCCGCCGCGGCGAGACCGGCCCTGACCTTGCGGCGGTCCTTCATCGCGCGTCACTCCTCGTCGTACCGGCCGGTCGGCCCGCTCAACCCCGGCCTGGTCGGGCTCGTTCGCCCCGGCCCGGCCGGCCCGCTCAACTTTGCCTGTGCAAGCTATTCGTTTGCGAGAGTGAAACACGAAGGCCCCCGTCATCCCATCCCCCCGACGCCCCCCGACATCCCGTCCCCGACGCCCCCGCCGCTTCCCCGCCACGGCGCCAGTAAAGCCGACGGGGCCCCGACCGCTCCAGCGGTCGGGGCCCCGTACCGGGACTGTTATAGGAGCTCACACACCCGAACCTGCGGGTACGGAGTCGGTCGCCTCCGTCCACAGATCCTGCTCGGCGCGATCCGCCTGGATCTGGCGGTACACGAGGAGCCCGCCGATGGCGGCCAGTGCGACCAGGAGCAGCTTCTTCACCGCGCTACCTCGTCTCTTTCTTGACGTAGGGGACCTCTGGCGCCCGATGATACACACCGACCGATACCGATCGGTGACCTATGACCGGCATTGGCCGATGAGAAACCGGGAAGGAAGCGGGGATCAACTCCCTGCCCCCCATACGACATCAGCCTGGACGAAGAAAATCTCCATCCAGGCTGATAGCGACGGTGGGGCTAACAGGACTTGAACCTGTGGCCTCTTCCTTATCAGGGAAGCGCTCTAACCGTCTGAGCTATAGCCCCGCGCTGCACCGAAAGATTAGCGCACCACCTGCCCCGTCCCAAAATCGGTAACCGGCGGCCCGCTACTCGTCCTCGGCCAGGGTCAGCTCGACGCCGCCCACGAAGCCCGCCGACAGGTTGTAGATGAAGGCCCCGAGCGTGGCCAGCGCGGTCGCCAGCACCACATTGATCACGGCGATGATCCCGGTGAACCCCAGGACACGCGGAAGCGACAGGAAGGACTGCAGGTCGAACCCGCTGCCCTTCTGCGACTCCGTGGCGTCGCTTATGGTGCCGCCCACCGCGCTGAAGACGCCCATGGCGTCCATGACCATCCACAGCACCGCCACCGCGATCACGGTGCAGATCCCCAGCGCGATCGCCAGCAGGAAGCTGACCTTCATGACCGACCACGGATCGACCCTGGCGACCCGCAGCCGCGCCTTACGGGTCCGCGGCGCCGGACGGGCCCCCACGGACGTACGAGGGCGCCGGACGGCCGTGGCGGCCTGCTGGTGCCCCGTCTGGGCGGCCTGGGCCGACTGGGCCGACTGCCCGGGCACCGCGGAGCCGCCCCGTCCGGCCCCGCCGCCGGGCGGCGGGGCGTATGCCTGCGGCGGGTGGTACGGCTGCGCGGGCTGGGCGGGGGCGGGACGCTCGTTGGGGAGCGGGCTGGAGTACTGGGGCTTGGGGTGCGGATCGCGCTGCGGTCGCAGCTTCCGGGTCTCGGTCACCGCCGCGGCGGAGTCCCCGGCCGGGGCACGGGCGCCGTCCCCAGCGGTGTGACCGCCCGTCGGGGCTCCCGATCCCGGACGCCCTCCGGCGTCCGCACCGCCGCCCGCGGCACCCGTGGCTCCACTCACGACTTACTCCTCGGTCTCGTCGGCCGGGGGCGCTGTGCCCTCGGCCGCCTCGGACTCGGCCTCCTCGGCTGGCGCGTTCACGGCCGCGGTTTCTTCCTCGACCTCTTCAGCCTCACGACCGGCCTCGGCGTTCCGGGCGATGCCGACGACGGCATCGCGCTTGCCCAGGTTGATCAGTTGGACGCCCATGGTGTCACGGCCCGTCTCCCTGACCTCATTGACCCGGGTGCGGATCACGCCACCGCTGAGCGTGATGGCGAGGATCTCATCGGTCTCCTCGACCACCAGCGCCCCGACCAGGGAACCGCGGTCCTCGACGATCTTCGCCGCCTTGATTCCGAGACCACCGCGCCCCTGGACGCGGTACTCATCGACATTGGTCCGCTTCGCGTACCCGCCGTCGGTGGCGGTGAACACGAACGTACCGGCCCGGACGACATTCATCGAGAGGAGTTCGTCCCCTTCGCGGAAGCTCATGCCCTTCACACCGGAGGTCGCGCGCCCCATCGGCCGCAGCGAGTCGTCGGTCGCCGTGAACCGGATCGACTGGGCCTTCCTGCTGATCAGCAGCAGATCGTCCGCGGAGGAGACCAGTTCGGCGCCGATCAGCTCGTCCTCGCGGCCGTCCTCCATCTCCCGGAGGTTGATCGCGATCACACCGCCCGAGCGGGGCGAGTCGTAGTCCTTCAGCGGGGTCTTCTTCACCAGGCCGGACTTGGTGGCCAGCACCAGGTACGGCACCGCCTCGTAGTCCCGGATGGCGAGAATCCGCGCGATCTTCTCATCGGGCTGGAAGGCCAGCAGATTCGCCACATGCTGGCCGCGCGCCTCACGTCCCGCGTCCGGCAGTTCGTACGCCTTCGCCCGGTAGACCCGGCCCTTGTTGGTGAAGAACAGCAGCCAGTGGTGGGTGGTCGAGACGAAGAAGTGGGAGACGATGTCGTCCTGCTTCAGCTTCGTCCCGCGCACGCCCTTGCCGCCGCGCTTCTGCGAGCGGTAGTCCTCGGTCTTGGTGCGCTTCACATAGCCGCCACGCGTGATCGTGACGACGATGTCCTCCTCGGCGATCAGGTCCTCGATGGACATGTCGCCGTCGAAGGGGACCAGCTTGGTGCGCCGGTCGTCGCCGAACTTCTCGACGATCGCGGTCAGCTCCTCGCTGATGATCTGCCGCTGCCGCTCGGGCGAGGCCAGGATCGCGTTGTACTCGTTGATCTTGGCCTGCAGCTCGTCATGCTCCTGGACGATCTTCTGACGCTCCAGGGCGGCCAGCCGCCGCAGCTGCATCTCGAGGATCGCGTTCGCCTGGATCTCGTCGATCTCCAGCAGGCCCATCAGGCCCTCGCGCGCGGTCTCCACCGTGTCGCTGCGCCGGATCAGCGCGATGACCTCGTCGATCGCGTCCAGGGCCTTGAGCAGACCGCGCAGGATGTGCGCCCGCTCCTCGGCCTTGCGCAGCCGGAAGCGGGTCCGGCGGACGATGACCTCGACCTGGTGGGTGACCCAGTTGCGGATGAACGCGTCCAGCGAGAGGGTGCGCGGCACGCCGTCGACCAGGGCCAGCATGTTGGCGCCGAAGTTGGTCTGCAGATCGGTGTGCTTGTAGAGGTTGTTGATGACGACCTTGGCGACCGCGTCCCGCTTGAGCACGATGACCAGGCGCTGGCCGGTGCGCGAGGAGGTCTCGTCACGGACGTCGGCGATGCCGCCGACCCTGCCGTCCTTCACCAGGTCGGCGATCTTCTGCGCGAGGTTGTCCGGGTTCACCTGGTACGGCAGCTCGGTGACCACCAGGCACTGCCGGCCCTGGATCTCCTCGACCTCCACCACCGCGCGCATGGTGATCGAGCCGCGCCCGGTGCGGTACGCCTCCTCGATGCCCTTACGGCCGACGACCAGCGCCCCGGTCGGGAAGTCCGGGCCCTTGATCCGGTCGATCAGGGCGTCGAGCAGCTCTTCCTGGGTGGCCTCGGGGTTGGCCAGGGCCCACTGGGCGCCCTCGGCCACTTCGCGCAGATTGTGCGGCGGGATGTTGGTGGCCATACCGACCGCGATCCCCGCCGAGCCGTTGATCAGCAGGTTCGGGAAACGGGCCGGCAGGACCGTCGGCTCCTGGTTGCGGCCGTCGTAGTTGTCCTGGAAGTCGACGGTCTCCTCGTCGATGTCCCGGAGCATCTCCATCGACAGCGGCGCCATCTTGCACTCGGTGTACCGCATGGCCGCCGCGGGGTCGTTGCCCGGGGAGCCGAAGTTGCCGTTGGAGTCGACCAGCGGCATCCGCATGGACCACGGCTGGGCCAGCCGCACCAGCGCGTCGTAGATCGACGAGTCGCCGTGCGGGTGGTAGGTGCCCATGACGTCGCCGACGACGCGGGCGCACTTGTAGAAGCCCTTCTCGGGGCGGTACCCGCCGTCGTACATCGCGTACAGCACCCGGCGGTGCACCGGCTTGAGGCCGTCCCGGACGTCGGGCAGCGCACGGCTCACGATCACGCTCATCGCGTAATCGAGGTACGAGCGCTGCATCTCCGTCTCTAGGCCGACCGGCTCGACGCGGAGGGCGGCGCCGTCGGCGAGCTCGTCGGGGGTCAGGTCGTCGGGCGTGTTCGGGGTGTTCTCGTCGGCCATTGCTGGTCAAAGTCCTTCTGTCGTCTGCGGCTGGGGGCCGACTCAGATGTCGAGGAAGCGGACATCCTTGGCGTTGCGCTGGATGAACGAGCGCCGTGCCTCGACGTCCTCACCCATGAGGACCGAGAACAGGTCGTCGGCCTGGGCCGCGTCGTCCAGCGTGACCTGGCCCAGAACGCGGTGGTCCTGGTCCATCGTGGTCACCCGCAGCTCTTCGGCGTTCATCTCGCCCAGACCCTTGAAGCGCTGGACGGAGTCGTCCCTGATGCGCTTGCCCTGCTCCCGGCCGGCCTGGATCAGCGCGTCCCGCTCCCGGTCCGAGTACGCGTACTCGACCTCGTCCCGGCCCCACTTGATCTTGTAGAGG encodes the following:
- a CDS encoding DUF3566 domain-containing protein, which gives rise to MSGATGAAGGGADAGGRPGSGAPTGGHTAGDGARAPAGDSAAAVTETRKLRPQRDPHPKPQYSSPLPNERPAPAQPAQPYHPPQAYAPPPGGGAGRGGSAVPGQSAQSAQAAQTGHQQAATAVRRPRTSVGARPAPRTRKARLRVARVDPWSVMKVSFLLAIALGICTVIAVAVLWMVMDAMGVFSAVGGTISDATESQKGSGFDLQSFLSLPRVLGFTGIIAVINVVLATALATLGAFIYNLSAGFVGGVELTLAEDE
- the gyrA gene encoding DNA gyrase subunit A, producing the protein MADENTPNTPDDLTPDELADGAALRVEPVGLETEMQRSYLDYAMSVIVSRALPDVRDGLKPVHRRVLYAMYDGGYRPEKGFYKCARVVGDVMGTYHPHGDSSIYDALVRLAQPWSMRMPLVDSNGNFGSPGNDPAAAMRYTECKMAPLSMEMLRDIDEETVDFQDNYDGRNQEPTVLPARFPNLLINGSAGIAVGMATNIPPHNLREVAEGAQWALANPEATQEELLDALIDRIKGPDFPTGALVVGRKGIEEAYRTGRGSITMRAVVEVEEIQGRQCLVVTELPYQVNPDNLAQKIADLVKDGRVGGIADVRDETSSRTGQRLVIVLKRDAVAKVVINNLYKHTDLQTNFGANMLALVDGVPRTLSLDAFIRNWVTHQVEVIVRRTRFRLRKAEERAHILRGLLKALDAIDEVIALIRRSDTVETAREGLMGLLEIDEIQANAILEMQLRRLAALERQKIVQEHDELQAKINEYNAILASPERQRQIISEELTAIVEKFGDDRRTKLVPFDGDMSIEDLIAEEDIVVTITRGGYVKRTKTEDYRSQKRGGKGVRGTKLKQDDIVSHFFVSTTHHWLLFFTNKGRVYRAKAYELPDAGREARGQHVANLLAFQPDEKIARILAIRDYEAVPYLVLATKSGLVKKTPLKDYDSPRSGGVIAINLREMEDGREDELIGAELVSSADDLLLISRKAQSIRFTATDDSLRPMGRATSGVKGMSFREGDELLSMNVVRAGTFVFTATDGGYAKRTNVDEYRVQGRGGLGIKAAKIVEDRGSLVGALVVEETDEILAITLSGGVIRTRVNEVRETGRDTMGVQLINLGKRDAVVGIARNAEAGREAEEVEEETAAVNAPAEEAESEAAEGTAPPADETEE
- a CDS encoding DLW-39 family protein, translated to MKKLLLVALAAIGGLLVYRQIQADRAEQDLWTEATDSVPAGSGV